The sequence AGGACCGGATCTCCGGCGCCGGGTTCGAACCGGAGATCGGCGGCACCGTCGAGTCGGACTGCCCGGCCGGCACCGCCGCCGGCACCGCGGAGGAGCGCACCATCAAGGGCGGCGCGGTGACGATCGAGGTCAGCGGCGGCCGCAAGGAGAAGGACCCGGCCGACCCGCAACCGGGCACCAGCTCGCCGGGCCGGCGACGGTAACCCAGGCACACACGAACGGGCGGGAGACGCGATCTCCCGCCCGTTTTCCGTACCCCGGCAATCGGGCCTCAGCCCAGCTGGCGCCGCACCTCGGCAGCCACCCGGCCGCCCTCCGCGCGTCCCGCGACCGCGGCCTGTGCCGCCTTCATCGCCGGGCCCATCTGCGCCTTGCCGGCGAATCCGCCGGCCGTGAGCGCCTGCCCGACGATCTCCGCGATCTCCGCGTCGGTCAGCTGCTTCGGCAGGTAGCGGTCGAGAACCTCGCCCTCGGCCGTCTCCTTCGCCGCCTGATCGGCGCGGCCCGCCCCGGCGAACGCGGTCGCCGCCTCCCGGCGCTTCTTCGCCTCCTTGGTCAGCACCGCCAGCACCTCGTCGTCGGAGAGCTCGCGGGCCTCGTCGCCGGCGACCTCGGCGGTCCGCACCGCGGCCAGGGCCATCCGCAGCGTCGAGGTGGTCAACTCGTCCCGGGACTTCATCGCGGCATGCAGGTCATCGTTCAGGCGGTCTTTCAGCGTTCCCATGGACGGAGAAACTACCCTTGCCGTCATGCGTAAGCGCTCCCTTATTTCCGCCGCCGCGGCACTGACCGCCGTCGGCGGCGCGACGTTCGCCTATGCCTCCCTCGTCGAGCGGAACATGTTCACGCTCCGGCGCTTCGACGTCCCGGTGCTGGAACCGGACGCGGAGCCGCTGCGCATCCTGCACCTGTCCGATCTGCACATGATGCCGGACCAGCGGCGCAAGCAGGAGTGGGTGGCCGCGCTGATCGGCACCGACCCGGACCTGGTCGTGGTCACCGGCGACAACATGGCCTCGCCGTACGCGATCCCCGGTGTGCTGCGCGCCCTCGATCCGCTGCTGGAGGTGCCCGGCGCGTTCGTCTTCGGCTCCAACGACTACCGCGGGCCGGTCTGGAAGAACCCCGCGCAGTACCTGCTGCCCGACCGGGAGTACGTGCAGGGCGTCGACCTGCCCACCGACGATCTGCGTGCCGCGCTGACCGAGGCGGGCTGGGCCGACCTGAACAACGCCCGCACCGTGATCAAGGCCGGCGGCCGCTCGATCGAGCTGGCCGGCGTGGACGACCCGCACGTCGAGCGGGACGACTACGCCGCGGTGGCCGGTCCGATCAGCGCCGGCGCCGACCTGCATCTCGGCGTGACGCACACGCCGGCCTCCCGGGTGCTGGACGCGATGGCCGCCGACGGCTTCCAGCTGCTGCTCGCCGGGCACACCCACGGCGGCCAGGTGTGCGTGCCCTTCTACGGCGCCCTGACCACCAACTGCGACCTGCCCACCCGGATGGCCAAGGGCCTGCACCGGTGGCCCGGCTCGGACTCGTTCCTGCACGTCTCGGCCGGATTGGGCACCCATCCGACCGCGCCCATCCGATTCGCCTGCCGCCCGGAAGCCTCGGTACTCACCCTGATCCCCCGCTGACCCGCCTCCGACCTGCGAAAACGCTGCGAGGGGGTCCCGGATTTCCGGGGTACGGCGGAGTCCGCTAGTATTCTTCTCGCAGCAACGGGGTGTGGCGCAGCTTGGTAGCGCGCTTCGTTCGGGACGAAGAGGCCGTGGGTTCAAATCCCGCCACCCCGACCACGTGGTTGCAGGTTAGGCCCGGTTTACCCGCTCAGGGAAGCCGGGCCTTTCGCTTTTCTCGGAATGTCTCGGGAGGGATCCCGCGGCGGTTGTAACGTTCCTCACGTTCCTGTGGCAAGCGGTCCAGGTCGGCGAGCCCGCGGCAGCGGTGCCGGAGACCACGTCGCCGATGCCGGGGCCGCAGCCGTTCCGGCGGGCACTGCTGCCGGGGACGCGGGTTGTGGGGCCCAAGGACGCCGGCACAACGACGACGGGCATCACGACGGCGCAGCGCCGGCACGCGCCGGCGTCAGGGCCGGCAGCGAGGCCCGGCAACCCCGGGGTGGGGGAAGCGCACCGCAGGCCACACAGAGCCGGCATCCCGCGGGCGGTGGACCCCACAGGCCCCGCCCCGGACGTGCGGGCTCTCCGGCCGCTTCACACTCGCGGCCGGACGCTCCCGGGTGGAGCCGCGCCAGCCGGACGTGCGCCGGCGCCGCGCGGGCCGAGGGCGCCCCTCACCGCGACGGAGGCCAGAGAAATCGCGACTCCCCGGTTGTCACCCCGACTCATCCCGATGGCCCCGCCACGCCGGGGGCGAGGCGGCGGCGCATGGTGGGTGGCATCGAGGCGCTCCGGGATT is a genomic window of Actinoplanes teichomyceticus ATCC 31121 containing:
- a CDS encoding GatB/YqeY domain-containing protein, whose protein sequence is MGTLKDRLNDDLHAAMKSRDELTTSTLRMALAAVRTAEVAGDEARELSDDEVLAVLTKEAKKRREAATAFAGAGRADQAAKETAEGEVLDRYLPKQLTDAEIAEIVGQALTAGGFAGKAQMGPAMKAAQAAVAGRAEGGRVAAEVRRQLG
- a CDS encoding metallophosphoesterase, whose translation is MRKRSLISAAAALTAVGGATFAYASLVERNMFTLRRFDVPVLEPDAEPLRILHLSDLHMMPDQRRKQEWVAALIGTDPDLVVVTGDNMASPYAIPGVLRALDPLLEVPGAFVFGSNDYRGPVWKNPAQYLLPDREYVQGVDLPTDDLRAALTEAGWADLNNARTVIKAGGRSIELAGVDDPHVERDDYAAVAGPISAGADLHLGVTHTPASRVLDAMAADGFQLLLAGHTHGGQVCVPFYGALTTNCDLPTRMAKGLHRWPGSDSFLHVSAGLGTHPTAPIRFACRPEASVLTLIPR